The following proteins are co-located in the Schistocerca nitens isolate TAMUIC-IGC-003100 chromosome 2, iqSchNite1.1, whole genome shotgun sequence genome:
- the LOC126234277 gene encoding uncharacterized protein LOC126234277 — MAGHEDVVTPVTTEKLHSKRSEPQCYNCQIVGRVAWFCTLTPCCVKCAGEHTSRDCTWKRTDGPPKCTGCGREHVSASSRLRHEAVANDLALSSDLHQPELESFLLMLLPLALLRMPPYLRQRQSPLLQLTIPRRNAVRGTQRHCQHDAPLISSRAKTRDNMTAPNRDVRLTSWLLLLNTRVLQLHPPRRPIPVWIK, encoded by the coding sequence ATGGCAGGTCACGAAGATGTGGTGACACCTGTCACCACAGAAAAACTCCACTCGAAGAGAAGTGAACCACAGTGCTACAACTGCCAAATTGTGGGGCGTGTAGCTTGGTTCTGCACACTAACCCCATGCTGTGTCAAGTGTGCAGGGGAACACACCAGTCGCGACTGCACCTGGAAGAGGACAGATGGACCACCCAAATGCACCGGCTGTGGTCGAGAACATGTTTCAGCTTCCAGCAGGCTGCGGCATGAAGCTGTGGCCAACGACCTGGCTCTGTCAAGCGACCTGCACCAGCCAGAGCTGGAGTCAtttttgctgatgctgctgcctcTGGCTCTCCTTCGCATGCCCCCATACCTGAGGCAGCGCCAGTCACCGCTACTGCAGCTAACAATACCGAGAAGGAATGCCGTCCGTGGGACCCAGCGCCACTGCCAGCATGACGCACCTCTGATCAGCAGCAGGGCGAAGACCAGGGACAACATGACTGCACCCAACAGGGACGTCAGGCTGACGTCATGGCTACTGCTGCTAAACACCCGCGTGCTGCAACTGCACCCTCCCAGGCGGCCGATTCCAGTATGGATTAAATGA